A single genomic interval of Spinacia oleracea cultivar Varoflay chromosome 6, BTI_SOV_V1, whole genome shotgun sequence harbors:
- the LOC110795397 gene encoding nudix hydrolase 8, whose amino-acid sequence MELKMLEANFLSLPKEFGFRTSYSTSLVGLHSSPKPSSSKVICSKGTNSGSINKVGTSNLLFQSKINGMNEAISRTLDYFDDEYGGVIVNPDKLPSNPNVFASMLQSSLSRWTIKGKKGIWLKLPSEYSELVPIAVKEGFQYHHAERGYVMLTYWIPEGPSMLPANASHQVGVGGFVINDKNEVLVVQEKYCAPPFVGFWKIPTGFIQEAEEIYTGTVREVKEETGIDTEFVEVIAFRHAQNMAFEKSDLFFIGMLKPLSTEIKVDDHEILAAKWMPLVEFVKQPWIQEDSMLKKVTDIFIARMGKKYCGLFAHHLVSKFDDRSSTLYYNVVNTQDVNCNGT is encoded by the exons atGGAGTTGAAAATGCTTGAAgctaactttctctctcttcctaaAGAGTTTGGTTTCAGAACTTCTTACTCCACTTCCCTTGTTGGCCTACATTCTTCTCCAAAGCCCTCTTCTTCCAAAG TAATTTGTTCAAAGGGTACAAATTCAGGCAGTATTAATAAAGTTGGCACATCAAATTTGTTGTTCCAAAGTAAGATCAATGGGATGAATGAAGCGATTTCAAGAACTTTAGATTATTTTGATGATGAGTACGGAGGAGTCATTGTTAACCCAGATAAATTACCCTCTAATCCAAATGTTTTTGCTTCTATGCTTCAATCATCACTTTCTCGGTGGACAATTAAG GGGAAGAAAGGAATTTGGCTAAAATTGCCATCAGAATATTCTGAACTTGTACCAATTGCAGTAAAG GAAGGGTTCCAATATCATCACGCAGAGCGCGGGTATGTAATGTTAACCTATTGGATACCGGAAGGGCCTTCTATGCTACCGGCCAACGCCTCACACCAAGTAGGGGTTGGAGGATTCGTCATCAACGATAAAAATGAG GTACTTGTAGTGCAAGAGAAGTATTGTGCTCCACCCTTTGTTGGATTTTGGAAAATTCCAACTGGTTTTATTCAAGAG GCAGAAGAGATATACACTGGAACTGTTAGAGAAGTCAAGGAAGAAACTGGG ATTGATACTGAATTCGTTGAAGTTATTGCTTTCAG GCATGCTCAAAACATGGCATTTGAAAAATCAGATTTGTTCTTCATCGGTATGCTAAAGCCTCTTTCAACTGAAATCAAGGTTGACGATCACGAAATTTTGGCTGCCAAG TGGATGCCCCTGGTGGAGTTTGTAAAGCAACCATGGATTCAAGAAGATAGCATGCTTAAGAAAGTGACTGACATTTTCATCGCGAGAATGGGGAAGAAATACTGTGGACTTTTCGCGCATCATTTAGTCTCCAAATTCGATGATCGATCATCCACCTTATACTATAATGTTGTAAACACTCAGGATGTCAACTGTAATGGAACATAA